The proteins below come from a single Rhizobium sp. BT04 genomic window:
- a CDS encoding phage portal protein: MEEATVKPRVRVKAGTSAGYMRDTPSGVIASRPASLREHRDEVRRIWWRASGLAMDMLYNSGRLRGVADQIIADTIGVELTLNPQPDLSRFGYDQVETTEWVKLTKSRFKPWAWNAAECDFRGKFTLPQMTDIGVRNWLGFGESTGIVSFMTRAQRRRYGIKSGTKFLMVSPSKLVQDTNEFEGLFQGIIHDPNGRPTHYRFMEREAGINVKRDHAARDADGRQLVMHAFDPFSAEDVRGVTPLASTFRKYLMAENLDDATAQMAFLQTIYTIVLTSDRPSSDAFEALEALKDAGGSGAADIATDFTNYFKAQLDRAAESEIKIGAGAGVSHLAPGEKLGIETAKVPGRDYLPFSASLHRETARALGVTFGGYTLDYTNATYASTMMENASIWPVATRRTDRIAAPHVLVPYASWLDEMVEEGEIPFKGGIEVYRANRDAILYALCLGPSKPTADDEKAAKAASERIQNGTSSIDVEASANGQDAEEIFESNLRWHKRYTDEGMPSPFARKTGSEPANKDSQSAKEKA, encoded by the coding sequence ATGGAAGAAGCGACGGTAAAGCCTCGTGTTCGCGTCAAGGCGGGCACCAGCGCTGGCTACATGCGCGATACGCCATCGGGCGTGATTGCGTCGCGACCGGCATCGCTTCGCGAGCATCGTGACGAGGTCCGGCGGATTTGGTGGCGCGCCTCCGGGCTCGCGATGGATATGCTGTACAACAGCGGGCGCCTTCGCGGGGTAGCCGATCAGATTATCGCCGACACCATCGGCGTCGAACTGACCCTCAATCCGCAGCCGGACCTATCGCGCTTCGGTTACGACCAGGTCGAGACTACGGAATGGGTAAAGCTGACGAAGTCACGCTTTAAGCCATGGGCCTGGAATGCCGCGGAGTGCGACTTTCGCGGCAAGTTCACGCTGCCGCAGATGACCGATATCGGGGTTCGCAACTGGCTTGGCTTCGGAGAGAGCACGGGCATCGTCAGTTTCATGACGAGGGCGCAGCGTCGCCGCTACGGCATCAAGTCAGGCACAAAGTTCCTGATGGTGTCGCCGTCGAAGCTGGTGCAGGACACCAATGAGTTCGAGGGGCTGTTTCAGGGGATCATCCATGATCCGAACGGTCGGCCGACGCACTATCGTTTCATGGAGCGGGAAGCCGGGATCAATGTGAAGCGAGACCATGCTGCTCGTGACGCCGACGGTCGCCAGCTCGTCATGCATGCCTTCGACCCGTTCTCGGCCGAAGACGTGCGCGGTGTCACGCCGCTTGCGTCGACGTTCCGCAAGTATCTGATGGCCGAAAATCTTGACGACGCCACGGCGCAGATGGCGTTTCTTCAGACGATCTATACGATCGTGCTGACCAGTGATCGGCCAAGTTCAGACGCGTTTGAGGCTTTGGAAGCATTGAAGGACGCGGGCGGTTCCGGTGCTGCCGACATCGCGACCGACTTCACCAATTACTTCAAGGCGCAGCTTGACCGCGCAGCGGAATCTGAAATCAAGATTGGCGCCGGCGCGGGGGTGTCTCACTTGGCGCCAGGCGAAAAACTCGGGATCGAGACCGCCAAGGTTCCTGGTCGCGACTACCTGCCGTTTTCGGCGTCGCTTCACCGTGAGACGGCCCGCGCTCTCGGCGTGACGTTCGGCGGTTATACGCTGGACTACACGAATGCGACCTACGCATCGACGATGATGGAAAATGCATCCATCTGGCCGGTCGCCACCCGGCGCACGGATCGTATCGCCGCCCCGCATGTTCTCGTGCCTTACGCGAGCTGGCTCGATGAGATGGTCGAAGAGGGGGAAATACCTTTCAAAGGCGGGATCGAGGTTTATCGCGCCAACAGGGATGCCATCCTTTACGCGCTTTGCCTTGGGCCGTCAAAGCCGACGGCCGATGACGAAAAGGCCGCCAAGGCGGCAAGCGAGCGGATCCAGAACGGCACAAGCTCGATCGACGTCGAGGCATCGGCTAATGGACAGGATGCCGAAGAGATCTTCGAGAGCAATCTCCGCTGGCACAAGCGTTATACAGATGAGGGCATGCCATCGCCCTTCGCCCGGAAAACCGGAAGCGAACCGGCCAATAAGGACAGCCAGTCCGCCAAGGAAAAAGCCTGA
- a CDS encoding S49 family peptidase, which produces MSFAYGQIAQRLFGTPLMYDERKAEAFLYGLGSRVAGDTVVITNPVGAVDHVAGANGRPLAGKIGNRIERAFTQVNRLPFDVVDNVAIIPIEGSLVHKGGWLGSNSGETSYQGLQAQIAMARRASSVRGVVFEVDSYGGEVNGGFETAAAIAQLSKEKPTLSILTDFGYSAGYLLPSQTRGIVMPEFGGAGSIGVIMIHADYSGMLEKQGVALTIIRAGKKKADGNPYEQLSPDLAARWQGQAEIMREAFAETVAKGRRGRITKAKALATEAEAFDAKEALARGLVDAIGDPLEAFDAFVKEVNRG; this is translated from the coding sequence ATGAGCTTTGCCTATGGTCAGATCGCGCAGCGGCTCTTCGGCACACCGCTGATGTATGACGAGCGCAAAGCCGAAGCATTCCTTTACGGGCTCGGCTCGCGAGTGGCAGGCGACACAGTCGTTATCACTAACCCGGTCGGCGCTGTCGATCATGTCGCCGGCGCCAATGGTCGGCCGCTGGCGGGTAAGATCGGCAACCGAATCGAGCGGGCCTTCACACAGGTCAACCGTCTGCCGTTCGATGTGGTCGACAATGTCGCCATCATCCCGATCGAGGGATCGTTGGTCCACAAGGGCGGCTGGCTCGGCTCGAATTCGGGAGAGACATCCTATCAGGGCCTGCAGGCGCAGATCGCCATGGCCAGACGCGCATCGTCGGTTCGCGGTGTCGTCTTCGAGGTCGACAGCTATGGCGGTGAGGTGAATGGCGGATTTGAGACGGCGGCGGCGATCGCGCAGCTCTCGAAGGAGAAGCCAACCTTGTCGATCCTGACGGACTTTGGCTACTCGGCAGGATACCTGCTGCCATCGCAGACGCGAGGCATCGTCATGCCTGAATTTGGCGGGGCGGGATCTATCGGGGTCATCATGATCCATGCCGACTATTCCGGCATGCTGGAAAAACAGGGGGTCGCGCTCACCATCATCCGTGCCGGCAAAAAGAAGGCAGACGGCAATCCCTACGAGCAACTAAGCCCGGACTTGGCAGCTCGCTGGCAGGGGCAAGCCGAGATCATGCGCGAAGCATTTGCCGAAACCGTCGCAAAAGGCCGCCGCGGGCGTATCACCAAAGCGAAGGCGCTGGCGACGGAGGCCGAAGCCTTCGACGCCAAGGAAGCTTTGGCGCGAGGTCTTGTCGACGCGATCGGCGACCCGCTCGAGGCGTTCGACGCTTTCGTCAAGGAAGTGAACCGGGGCTGA
- a CDS encoding head decoration protein, whose product MTTLTEGRHPGEFLLSEANFHRSRDNIEIAESQTITPGQLLGSKVVPGDITAAVVPTSGNTGNGVLTMANPAVTSKVRNGDYLLTCTAAAANAGTFSVQTPDGREIGPATVAVAFNKEIKFTIADGSADFVVGDSIVVRLGVEPVDREYVAFNPAGTDGSETVSAIALYDAVTGAGVTTKIAAITRDAEVNGHCLTLPVGITAAQTAKAYADLASQGIIVRN is encoded by the coding sequence ATGACGACACTGACCGAAGGCCGCCATCCTGGCGAGTTTCTCCTGTCCGAGGCGAACTTCCATCGCTCGCGTGACAATATCGAGATCGCGGAATCCCAGACGATCACGCCCGGGCAACTGCTCGGCTCGAAAGTAGTGCCTGGAGATATCACCGCTGCGGTTGTGCCGACGTCCGGCAATACCGGGAACGGCGTGCTCACCATGGCGAACCCGGCCGTCACATCGAAGGTGCGGAACGGCGACTACTTGCTGACCTGCACCGCGGCGGCAGCAAACGCCGGCACCTTCTCGGTGCAGACGCCAGATGGCCGCGAGATCGGTCCCGCGACCGTCGCGGTGGCCTTCAACAAGGAAATTAAGTTCACCATCGCTGACGGATCTGCGGATTTCGTCGTCGGTGACAGCATTGTCGTCCGCCTCGGCGTAGAGCCTGTCGACAGGGAGTATGTCGCTTTCAACCCGGCGGGGACCGACGGTTCCGAGACGGTTTCGGCGATTGCTCTTTACGACGCTGTGACGGGTGCCGGGGTCACCACCAAGATCGCGGCGATCACCCGCGATGCTGAAGTGAATGGTCATTGCCTGACCCTCCCGGTCGGGATCACGGCCGCCCAGACCGCCAAGGCTTACGCCGATCTCGCCTCGCAGGGCATCATCGTTCGCAACTAA